In the Streptomyces sp. cg36 genome, one interval contains:
- a CDS encoding MazG-like family protein has product MDIRTAQRQAWQNKLDKGFNVTDVPLEFGLLNAEVGEAFTAWRKRLPDFGEELADVLLYLVALAEMNGVDLDDEVARKLEKNRRRVYTRDERGVLLRVSEE; this is encoded by the coding sequence TTGGACATCCGCACCGCACAGCGGCAGGCGTGGCAGAACAAGCTCGACAAGGGGTTCAACGTCACCGACGTGCCGCTGGAGTTCGGGCTCCTCAACGCCGAGGTGGGCGAGGCGTTCACGGCCTGGCGCAAACGTCTGCCGGACTTCGGCGAGGAGCTCGCCGACGTACTGCTGTACCTGGTGGCGCTCGCCGAGATGAACGGCGTCGACCTCGACGACGAGGTGGCCCGCAAACTGGAGAAGAACCGGCGCCGCGTCTACACCCGCGACGAGCGGGGCGTGCTGCTCCGGGTCTCCGAGGAGTGA
- a CDS encoding MgtC/SapB family protein, which yields MLNEWHTAANIGAGLGYGGIIGLERQWRARMAGLRTNALVAAGSALFVLLSTYGFVDATSTSGYDGSRVAAQIVSGIGFLGAGVIMRDGLSVRGLNTAATLWCSAAVGALSGAGLYAVAALGTAGVVGANLLLRPLGRRLDREPHGGVEVGTDYLFEVVCTEPEEAHVRILAVQALTRPGYRLRSVHSQDAKTPGHVTVAAELTTERRDDSLLEEAVSRLSLEPAVSAVSWTVLHHPDDNDDDEYGGESRRRRYWVRNFFS from the coding sequence ATGCTCAACGAGTGGCACACGGCCGCCAACATCGGCGCGGGCCTGGGCTATGGCGGGATCATCGGGCTGGAGCGCCAGTGGCGGGCCCGGATGGCCGGACTGCGGACGAACGCGCTGGTGGCGGCCGGTTCCGCGCTCTTCGTCCTGCTCTCCACCTACGGCTTCGTGGACGCCACCAGCACCAGCGGCTACGACGGTTCACGGGTGGCCGCGCAGATCGTCTCCGGCATCGGCTTCCTGGGCGCCGGTGTGATCATGCGGGACGGGCTGAGCGTGCGCGGGCTCAACACGGCCGCCACGCTGTGGTGCTCGGCGGCGGTCGGGGCGCTCTCGGGGGCCGGGCTGTACGCGGTGGCGGCCCTCGGCACCGCCGGGGTGGTCGGCGCCAACCTGCTGCTGCGACCGCTGGGCCGGCGGCTGGACCGGGAGCCGCACGGCGGCGTCGAGGTCGGCACCGACTACCTCTTCGAGGTGGTGTGCACCGAGCCCGAGGAGGCCCATGTGCGGATTCTGGCCGTCCAGGCGCTGACCCGGCCGGGCTACCGGCTGCGCTCGGTGCACAGCCAGGACGCCAAGACGCCGGGCCATGTGACGGTGGCGGCCGAGCTGACCACCGAGCGGCGTGACGACAGCCTGCTCGAAGAGGCGGTCAGCAGACTGTCGTTGGAGCCCGCGGTGTCGGCGGTGAGCTGGACGGTGCTGCACCACCCGGACGACAACGACGACGACGAGTACGGCGGTGAGAGCCGCCGTCGGCGCTACTGGGTCCGTAATTTCTTCAGCTGA
- a CDS encoding ATP-binding protein has product MIEIPDLAAGGLAAGTLSALVLAGGLLRSRRRGARQEEEIAELRSQVEGARGEVGRVSRAYAAEVVHLAQRRLPAEATRTAHPHVQVPGPVHPDLAGTELGAALDEVLDGVSGAVGQERKRVDAAARAGMRGATREIQAGLYRLQDHLRGLQQRYDDPELAQTLFALDHENEQSLRRAQVTAVVCGAWVGLAREESHLVDAVTGGQSRLVGYHRVRIHHHLEPGTALVSHAVEPVAIIVAELLDNALRHSAPDTEVVVNLARAHHGVSVTVDDAGVGMNPDERAYAQRMVAGTDPILLSELGDPPRMGLAAIGQLTRQFDLSVDLSTPSPYGGVRAVLLVKNHLLSRIDPETRPPAAAAPRSTRPADGPAAPEHAAAPPGPLPAAAPHPAAPYGTGALPHGSAPDGDALPQRRRRTRAALPAEATAAPARSPEESAAALGALQSGTAAARSAAPMEGNDPR; this is encoded by the coding sequence ATGATTGAGATACCGGACCTGGCCGCCGGGGGCCTGGCGGCCGGGACCCTGTCCGCCCTCGTCCTCGCGGGCGGCCTGCTGCGCTCCCGTCGTCGGGGAGCCCGCCAGGAGGAGGAGATCGCCGAACTGCGCTCCCAGGTCGAGGGCGCGCGCGGCGAAGTGGGCCGGGTCTCCCGGGCGTACGCGGCCGAGGTCGTCCACCTCGCCCAGCGGCGGCTGCCCGCCGAGGCCACCCGGACCGCGCATCCGCACGTGCAGGTGCCCGGCCCCGTCCACCCGGACCTGGCGGGCACCGAACTCGGCGCGGCCCTGGACGAGGTCCTCGACGGCGTATCCGGCGCGGTCGGCCAGGAACGCAAGCGCGTGGACGCCGCCGCCCGCGCCGGCATGCGCGGCGCCACCCGCGAGATCCAGGCCGGTCTCTACCGCCTCCAGGACCACCTGCGCGGACTCCAGCAGCGCTACGACGACCCCGAACTGGCCCAGACGCTCTTCGCGCTCGACCACGAGAACGAGCAGTCGCTGCGGCGCGCCCAGGTCACCGCCGTGGTCTGCGGCGCCTGGGTCGGCCTCGCCCGCGAGGAGTCGCACCTGGTCGACGCGGTGACGGGCGGTCAGTCCCGGCTGGTGGGCTACCACCGGGTGCGGATCCACCACCACCTGGAGCCGGGCACCGCCCTCGTCTCGCACGCCGTCGAGCCCGTCGCGATCATCGTGGCCGAGCTCCTCGACAACGCGCTGCGCCACTCCGCCCCCGACACCGAGGTCGTGGTGAACCTCGCCCGCGCCCACCACGGGGTCTCGGTCACCGTCGACGACGCCGGGGTCGGCATGAACCCCGACGAACGCGCCTACGCCCAGCGGATGGTCGCCGGCACCGACCCGATCCTCCTCTCCGAACTCGGCGACCCGCCCCGGATGGGCCTGGCCGCCATCGGCCAGCTGACCCGCCAGTTCGACCTCTCCGTGGACCTCTCCACGCCCTCGCCGTACGGCGGGGTGCGCGCGGTGCTGCTGGTCAAGAACCACCTGCTGAGCCGGATCGACCCCGAGACGCGCCCGCCCGCCGCGGCGGCCCCGCGCTCCACCCGGCCCGCCGACGGCCCGGCCGCGCCCGAGCACGCCGCGGCCCCGCCCGGCCCGCTCCCCGCCGCCGCGCCGCATCCGGCGGCCCCGTACGGCACCGGCGCGCTCCCGCACGGGTCCGCGCCCGACGGCGACGCGCTGCCCCAGCGCCGCCGCCGCACCCGCGCCGCGCTGCCCGCCGAGGCGACCGCGGCCCCCGCCCGCAGCCCAGAGGAGTCGGCCGCCGCGCTCGGCGCACTGCAGTCCGGCACCGCCGCGGCCCGCTCGGCCGCCCCCATGGAAGGGAACGACCCGCGATGA
- a CDS encoding roadblock/LC7 domain-containing protein, translating to MTSGTTGETAWVLDAILEIPHVQAAVLLTRDGLVSGYTKALSQASAERTAAIMSTVQGACRTAAAAFADREDARIRQVVIESDHGYILVAPTAHGTCVAAFGDPDVRLDLLAHRVHSQVARLGEKAMTAAPRGADGATEA from the coding sequence ATGACCAGCGGAACCACCGGCGAGACGGCGTGGGTGCTCGACGCGATCCTGGAGATCCCGCACGTCCAGGCCGCCGTCCTGCTCACCCGGGACGGACTCGTCTCCGGCTACACCAAGGCCCTCTCCCAGGCGTCCGCCGAGCGCACCGCCGCCATCATGAGCACCGTGCAGGGCGCCTGCCGCACGGCCGCCGCGGCCTTCGCCGACCGGGAGGACGCCCGGATCCGCCAGGTCGTCATCGAGTCCGACCACGGCTACATCCTGGTCGCGCCCACCGCGCACGGCACCTGTGTGGCCGCGTTCGGCGACCCGGACGTCCGGCTCGACCTGCTCGCCCACCGCGTCCACTCCCAGGTGGCCCGGCTCGGCGAGAAGGCGATGACGGCCGCGCCCCGCGGAGCCGACGGCGCCACTGAGGCATGA
- a CDS encoding DUF742 domain-containing protein → MTARRGGRPLVPAYLSTGGVARPSRNSLERLSVLTGGGGPEPAGLPAAQHALLDVLDGGSLTVVETAALLELPFSAVRVLAAELIDQGLVSARPPVPVAALPAPDLLKRVADGLRALKQ, encoded by the coding sequence ATGACGGCCCGCCGCGGCGGCCGTCCGCTGGTCCCCGCCTATCTGTCCACCGGAGGGGTCGCCCGCCCCAGCCGCAACAGCCTGGAGCGGCTCTCCGTACTGACCGGCGGAGGCGGGCCCGAACCGGCCGGGCTGCCCGCCGCCCAGCACGCGCTGCTCGACGTCCTGGACGGCGGGTCGCTGACAGTGGTGGAGACGGCGGCCCTGCTGGAGCTGCCGTTCTCGGCCGTACGCGTCCTGGCCGCCGAGCTGATCGACCAGGGGCTGGTCAGCGCCCGCCCGCCCGTCCCCGTCGCCGCACTGCCCGCACCCGACCTGTTGAAGAGAGTGGCCGATGGCCTCCGCGCCCTCAAGCAGTAG
- a CDS encoding ATP/GTP-binding protein, with protein sequence MASAPSSSSPGGTGTAGIHLPDTARELVKILVAGPFGVGKTTLIDSVSEIRPLHTEEHLSEASVTVDDLAGVRDKTTTTVAIDFGRISLGGGVVLYLFGTPGQERFRSLWADIAYGALGALVLVDTRRIDDSFDVLGLVEETGLPYAVALNTFPDSRAYTEEQLRRSLDLEASTPMVVCDARDTNSSVDALLALVQHLIARNSSPENR encoded by the coding sequence ATGGCCTCCGCGCCCTCAAGCAGTAGCCCCGGCGGGACCGGCACCGCCGGGATCCATCTGCCCGACACCGCACGCGAACTGGTGAAGATCCTGGTCGCGGGCCCGTTCGGGGTGGGCAAGACCACGCTGATCGACTCGGTCTCCGAGATCCGCCCGCTGCACACCGAGGAGCACCTGAGCGAGGCGTCCGTCACCGTGGACGACCTCGCCGGGGTCCGCGACAAGACCACCACCACGGTCGCCATCGACTTCGGCCGGATCAGCCTGGGCGGCGGAGTGGTGCTCTACCTCTTCGGCACCCCCGGCCAGGAGCGGTTCCGCTCCCTGTGGGCGGACATCGCGTACGGGGCGCTCGGCGCGCTCGTCCTGGTGGACACCCGCCGCATCGACGACTCCTTCGACGTCCTCGGCCTGGTCGAGGAGACCGGACTGCCCTACGCGGTGGCCCTCAACACCTTCCCCGACTCCCGCGCCTACACCGAGGAGCAGCTGCGCCGCTCGCTCGACCTGGAGGCGAGCACGCCGATGGTCGTCTGCGACGCCCGCGACACCAACTCCTCCGTCGACGCGCTGCTCGCGCTCGTCCAGCACCTGATCGCCCGCAACAGCAGCCCGGAGAACCGGTGA
- a CDS encoding cytochrome P450 yields MNPHPAYPAPAAAFSLSAPVRLWEDGFAADPHAYYAALRAQGPVGWAELAPGVPAYVVTDRRAALDLLHDTTTWSHDPRPWESTVAGDSPILGMMRWRPNALFADGDAHLRYRRTLIDAFDLVEPHDLRERVHRAVDILVGRFGPAGQADLVADFARPLMALVFNNLFGLPDSESGRLNDALGQMMEGGARAAHGEAEYGRYVLELVAAKSARRGDDLTSRLLDHPAGLSPEEVTWQVFLTLGAGHEPTANLVSNALSRILGNPAYYSTLTSGSRPVTDAVAEVLRYETPLSNYGIHFARESLSFHGVWIQAAVPVVISYGAIGHFAEEQSAGRHHPHDASHLSWSAGNHGCPVKQHTLLIATEAIERLTQWLPDLDPTTPRGRLTWRPGPFHRSLTALPVRFTPRTPDQPGDRA; encoded by the coding sequence GTGAACCCGCACCCCGCGTACCCCGCCCCCGCAGCCGCCTTCTCGCTCTCCGCGCCGGTCCGGCTCTGGGAGGACGGCTTCGCCGCCGACCCGCACGCCTACTACGCGGCGCTGCGGGCCCAGGGCCCGGTCGGCTGGGCCGAACTCGCCCCGGGCGTACCCGCGTACGTCGTCACCGACCGGCGGGCCGCGCTCGACCTGCTGCACGACACCACCACCTGGTCGCACGACCCCAGGCCGTGGGAGTCCACCGTCGCCGGGGACTCGCCGATCCTCGGCATGATGCGCTGGCGGCCCAACGCGCTCTTCGCCGACGGCGACGCGCACCTGCGCTACCGCCGCACCCTGATCGACGCCTTCGACCTGGTCGAGCCGCACGACCTGCGCGAGCGGGTGCACCGGGCGGTGGACATCCTCGTCGGCCGGTTCGGCCCGGCCGGGCAGGCCGACCTGGTCGCCGACTTCGCCCGGCCCCTGATGGCGCTGGTCTTCAACAACCTCTTCGGGCTGCCCGACAGCGAGAGCGGACGCCTCAACGACGCGCTCGGCCAGATGATGGAGGGCGGCGCCCGGGCCGCGCACGGCGAGGCCGAGTACGGCCGTTACGTCCTCGAACTCGTCGCGGCCAAGAGCGCGCGGCGCGGCGACGACCTCACCAGCCGGCTCTTGGACCACCCGGCGGGACTGAGTCCGGAGGAGGTCACCTGGCAGGTGTTCCTCACCCTGGGCGCGGGCCACGAGCCCACCGCCAACCTGGTCTCCAACGCCCTCTCGCGGATCCTCGGCAACCCCGCCTACTACTCGACCCTGACCAGCGGCTCGCGCCCGGTCACGGACGCCGTCGCCGAGGTGCTGCGGTACGAGACGCCGCTGTCCAACTACGGCATCCACTTCGCCCGCGAGTCGCTGAGCTTCCACGGCGTGTGGATCCAGGCCGCGGTGCCCGTCGTCATCTCCTACGGCGCGATCGGCCACTTCGCGGAGGAGCAGTCGGCGGGCCGCCACCACCCGCACGACGCCTCGCACCTGTCGTGGTCCGCCGGGAACCACGGCTGCCCGGTCAAGCAGCACACCCTGCTGATCGCGACCGAAGCCATCGAGCGGCTCACCCAGTGGCTGCCCGACCTCGACCCGACCACCCCGCGCGGGCGGCTGACCTGGCGCCCCGGACCGTTCCACCGCTCCCTGACGGCGCTGCCCGTCCGCTTCACCCCGCGCACCCCCGACCAGCCAGGAGATCGAGCATGA
- a CDS encoding cytochrome P450: MTPSTRVPLDPFGADIPAESARLRALGPVVPVELPGGIPAWAPTGYDTLKSLILDPRVSKDPRRHWGLWSELGEHPDWGWILGWVGVINMLSTYGTDHTRLRRLVAPSFTARRTEAMRTRVEQITAELLDELAETAATGAPVDLKAAYAHPLPMRLICELFGVPGYLVKDMAALIAAIMDTSDPSPEHAESVQKQIATVLPSLIAFKSEVPGDDMTTELIKVRDEDGDRLSNDELVYTLLLVIGAGFETTVNLIGNAVVDLLSHPDQLAAVRSGEIGWDNVIDEVLRVHPSIATLPLRFAVSDITVDGVTIPAGDAIVTTYAAAGHDPAHYGENAGDFDARRAAEDHLAFGIGVHRCIGAPLARMEALTALPALFDRFPDLALAARADDLEQVPSFIAFGYQDIPVRLGG; the protein is encoded by the coding sequence ATGACCCCGTCCACGCGTGTGCCCCTCGACCCGTTCGGCGCCGACATCCCCGCCGAGAGCGCCCGGCTGCGCGCCCTCGGCCCCGTGGTGCCCGTCGAGCTGCCGGGGGGCATCCCCGCCTGGGCGCCGACCGGTTACGACACCCTCAAGTCCCTGATCCTCGACCCCCGGGTCAGCAAGGACCCGCGCCGGCACTGGGGGCTGTGGTCCGAGCTCGGCGAGCACCCCGACTGGGGCTGGATCCTCGGCTGGGTCGGCGTGATCAACATGCTGTCGACGTACGGGACCGACCACACCCGGCTGCGCCGGCTGGTCGCCCCCAGCTTCACCGCCCGGCGCACCGAGGCGATGCGCACCCGGGTCGAGCAGATCACCGCCGAGCTGCTCGACGAGCTGGCCGAGACCGCCGCCACGGGCGCGCCGGTGGACCTCAAGGCCGCCTACGCGCACCCGCTGCCGATGCGGCTGATCTGCGAACTCTTCGGCGTACCCGGCTACTTGGTGAAGGACATGGCCGCCCTGATCGCGGCCATCATGGACACCTCCGACCCGAGCCCGGAACACGCCGAGTCGGTCCAGAAGCAGATAGCCACCGTGCTGCCCTCGCTCATCGCCTTCAAGAGCGAGGTGCCGGGCGACGACATGACCACCGAGCTGATCAAGGTCCGGGACGAGGACGGCGACCGGCTCAGCAACGACGAGCTCGTCTACACCCTGCTGCTGGTCATCGGCGCCGGCTTCGAGACCACGGTCAACCTCATCGGCAACGCGGTCGTCGACCTGCTGAGCCACCCCGACCAGCTGGCCGCCGTCCGCTCGGGCGAGATCGGCTGGGACAACGTGATCGACGAGGTGCTGCGGGTCCACCCCTCCATCGCCACCCTGCCGCTGCGCTTCGCGGTCAGCGACATCACGGTCGACGGGGTCACCATCCCGGCGGGCGACGCCATCGTCACCACCTACGCGGCGGCCGGTCACGACCCGGCCCACTACGGCGAGAACGCGGGCGACTTCGACGCCCGCCGGGCCGCCGAGGACCACCTGGCGTTCGGCATCGGCGTCCACCGCTGCATCGGCGCCCCGCTGGCCCGGATGGAGGCGCTGACGGCCCTGCCCGCCCTCTTCGACCGCTTCCCGGACCTCGCGCTCGCCGCGCGGGCCGACGACCTGGAGCAGGTCCCGTCCTTCATCGCCTTCGGCTACCAGGACATCCCGGTCCGCCTCGGCGGCTGA
- a CDS encoding inositol monophosphatase, producing the protein MSYAELLDPMSAAVHEVGGLLLKAPRPAPVTSAEEARSVFEALEAPLLAALRPRLAALRPGAAWAEEMGTELPQSGEVWVVDAVDGAVQFLQGMPQYCVSVALVRDGEPVAAVLHSPLLGETYRAAAGHGATRDGQPLAPSPKRDLAVAVVASSHPPFVGGQPGVADAAGRSLASVAPAVAAVRNLGPTSWQIADAAAGRLDAFWQFGTDDTNLLPGALVAREAGALVTDADGRPWRAGAASFLVAPPALHARLLPLLAAR; encoded by the coding sequence ATGTCGTACGCAGAGCTGCTCGACCCGATGTCCGCCGCCGTCCACGAGGTGGGCGGGCTGCTGCTGAAGGCTCCGCGCCCGGCCCCGGTCACCTCCGCCGAGGAGGCCCGGTCCGTCTTCGAGGCGCTGGAGGCCCCGCTGCTGGCGGCGCTCCGGCCGCGGCTCGCGGCGCTGCGGCCGGGGGCGGCGTGGGCCGAGGAGATGGGCACCGAGCTGCCCCAAAGCGGCGAGGTGTGGGTGGTGGACGCGGTCGACGGAGCCGTCCAGTTCCTCCAGGGCATGCCCCAGTACTGCGTGAGCGTGGCGCTGGTGCGGGACGGGGAGCCGGTGGCGGCCGTGCTGCACTCGCCCCTGCTCGGCGAGACCTACCGGGCCGCGGCCGGGCACGGGGCCACCCGCGACGGGCAGCCGCTCGCTCCCTCCCCCAAGCGGGACCTGGCGGTGGCGGTCGTGGCGAGCAGCCATCCGCCGTTCGTCGGCGGGCAGCCGGGCGTGGCCGACGCGGCGGGCCGCTCGCTCGCCTCGGTGGCTCCCGCGGTCGCCGCCGTGCGCAACCTGGGCCCCACCTCGTGGCAGATCGCCGACGCGGCGGCCGGACGCCTCGACGCCTTCTGGCAGTTCGGCACGGACGACACCAATCTGCTGCCGGGCGCGCTGGTGGCGCGGGAGGCGGGCGCCCTGGTCACGGACGCCGACGGGCGGCCGTGGCGCGCGGGCGCCGCCTCGTTCCTGGTGGCGCCGCCCGCGCTGCACGCCCGGCTGCTGCCGCTGCTGGCCGCCCGGTGA
- a CDS encoding Lrp/AsnC family transcriptional regulator: MGTNAVVEVLDAQDQRLIAALQCDGRIGAERAGEVLGIGARTVQRRWRALLADGAVRVVALPAVPETLGALLLRIKVLRGRLDTIAAALAAREDVPFIDVSASGDEIAAVARTAPGSRDPLLFRQLPATQAVTSVTASTVLHAFRLAHEWRHDVLTPAERAALTRPFAPAAASGAPRDALDHAVLAELAADARVPAATVAARLGQPESTVRRRLARLGEEGLLLTQVAVDARRLGLAIDANVLLQLPPDRLDAAGRALAAHPAVHGAFATTGEFNLHAAVWVRDLAALYRFVSDDLSGLGVSRMDTVIVGQAVKRPGSPTAIG; encoded by the coding sequence ATGGGGACGAATGCGGTGGTCGAGGTACTCGACGCACAGGATCAGCGGCTGATCGCGGCACTCCAGTGCGACGGCCGGATCGGGGCCGAGCGGGCCGGTGAGGTGCTCGGCATCGGCGCGCGCACCGTGCAGCGGCGCTGGCGCGCGCTGCTGGCCGACGGGGCCGTCCGGGTCGTCGCCCTGCCCGCCGTGCCCGAGACCCTCGGGGCGCTGCTGCTGCGGATCAAGGTGCTGCGGGGCAGGCTCGACACGATCGCGGCGGCGCTCGCGGCCCGCGAGGACGTGCCGTTCATCGACGTCTCGGCGTCCGGGGACGAGATCGCGGCCGTAGCCCGGACCGCGCCGGGCTCCCGCGACCCGCTGCTGTTCCGGCAGCTGCCCGCCACCCAGGCCGTCACCTCCGTCACGGCGTCCACCGTGCTGCACGCCTTCCGGCTCGCCCACGAGTGGCGCCACGACGTGCTCACCCCGGCCGAACGGGCCGCCCTCACCCGGCCGTTCGCCCCCGCCGCCGCGTCCGGCGCGCCCCGCGACGCGCTGGACCACGCGGTGCTGGCCGAGCTCGCCGCCGACGCGCGCGTGCCCGCCGCGACGGTGGCCGCGCGGCTCGGGCAGCCGGAGTCCACGGTCCGGCGGCGGCTGGCACGGCTGGGGGAGGAGGGGCTGCTGTTGACCCAAGTGGCCGTGGACGCACGGCGGTTGGGGCTGGCCATCGACGCCAATGTGCTGCTCCAGCTGCCGCCGGACCGGCTGGACGCGGCGGGACGGGCGCTGGCCGCCCACCCGGCGGTGCACGGGGCGTTCGCCACCACCGGCGAGTTCAATCTGCACGCGGCCGTGTGGGTGCGCGATCTGGCGGCGCTGTACCGCTTCGTTTCGGACGATCTGAGCGGGCTCGGGGTGAGCCGGATGGACACCGTGATCGTCGGCCAGGCCGTCAAGCGCCCCGGTTCGCCGACGGCGATCGGCTGA